A segment of the Deinococcota bacterium genome:
TGTGCGCGGGCATGTCGTCGGGGCCTTCCGAAGTGTGGGTTACGAAGGGCGCGTCCTCGGGGGCAAGCTCGTTCATGAAGCTCTCGAAATCGCGGCGCACGCTTCTGTCGGCGTTCTCGTTCAGGGTGAGGCTCGCCGAGCTGTGCCGGATGAAGACGTGGAGGAGGCCGGTCT
Coding sequences within it:
- a CDS encoding secondary thiamine-phosphate synthase enzyme YjbQ, translated to TGLLHVFIRHSSASLTLNENADRSVRRDFESFMNELAPEDAPFVTHTSEGPDDMPAHIKASLMGASVSIPIGAGRLLLGTWQGLYLCEHRDRGGRRTLILTLQGESARG